The window ATGAGATCCCGCGCTTCCTCGGGCTCGAAGCCGCGGTCGTCGACGAGCCGCGAGATCAGGCCCGGATGGACGCCCAGCACGGGCCAGGCGCGGCCCTCGAGTTCCTGGGTAGCCTCCTCGACGATTTCGATCGTGCGCTCGAAGACGGAGCGGAAGTCCTCGCCGGTCTCGGCCTCGACGCCGAGATGCCAGGAGGGTTTGTTGACCACGAGCAGGTGGGTCCCGCCCAGGCGCGCGAAGTCTTTGACGGCGTCGATGCCGCGGTGGTTGTCCGGATCGAGGTGGAGGTGATTGTCGAGTACCGGCGTCTCCTCGTCGAGCATACTCGTGTGTGCGCGATCGGTCGGGGAAAAGTCACCGACTTCTCGCGTCGCTCGGCGTTCGTCGTCGCCGCCGTCTGACCGTGCGCGCCGGCGACCGCCATCGATGTGAACCGCGAACAACGGTCTTTTCGGCTATCCCCACCCCGTCCCGGGGTTGATCGCCGAAATATTTATATAGTATGGTGACTTACCTTGAGTTAGTTGAAGCATGACTCTCGAGCAATTCACCCGGAATGAGGGGCAGGTGGCCCGCCGGTACGAGTACGACGACGGCGCGGTGTTGGTCGTCGACTTCGGGACCGGCGTGGCCGATGCCTCGGTCGATCTCGTCGACGGCACGGTCATCGTGATCGTCGACGATGAGCAATACGAGTTCGAGCTCCCCGAGGGTGCAAGCGACGCGCACACGTTTATCAAAAACGGGGTTCTCACTGTCGAACTGGAGGGCGACCTATGAAACTCACCGTCAAACCACTAAAACAGAAGGACGCAGGGCGCGGACTGGCCGCGATCGACCGCGTTTCCATGCGCGAGCTCGATCTCGAGAACGGCGACTACATCGTCATCGAGGGCTCGGGCGACGGACAGGCCGTCGCCCGCGTCTGGCCCGGCTACCCCGAGGACGAGGGCCGGGGGATCATCCGGATCGACGGCCGCCTGCGACAGGAGGCCGACGTCGGGATCGACGACAACGTCAGCGTCGAGCCCGCGGACGTCAGCCCCGCCAAGTCGGTCACCGTCGCGCTGCCGCAGAACCTGCGCATCCGCGGCGACATCGGCCCGCTCGTCCGCGACAAGCTGAGCGGACAGGCCGTCACGGAGGGACAGACGGTGCCGTTTTCCCTCTCGTTCGGCCCGATGGCCAGTTCCGGCCAGTCGGTGCCGCTGAAGATCGCGAGCACCTCGCCGTCCGGGACGGTCGTCATCACCGACTCGACGACCATCGACATCTCCGAGACGCCCGCCGAGCAGGTCAGCTCCGGCGCCGGTGGCGCCTCGCCCGAGGGCGTCCCCGACGTCACCTACGAGGACATCGGCGGCCTGGACGACGAACTCGACCAGGTCCGCGAGATGATCGAGCTGCCGATGCGCCACCCCGAGCTGTTCCAGCAGCTGGGCATCGAACCGCCGAAGGGCGTCCTCCTGCACGGCCCGCCGGGCACCGGGAAGACCCTGATGGCCAAGGCCGTCGCCAACGAGATCGACGCCCACTTCGAGACGATCTCCGGCCCGGAGATCATGTCGAAGTACTACGGTGAGAGCGAGGAGCAGCTCCGCGAGGTCTTCGAAGAGGCCGAGGAGAACGCTCCCGCGATCATCTTCATCGACGAACTCGACTCCATCGCGGCCAAGCGCGAAGACGCCGGCGGCGACGTCGAGCGGCGCGTGGTCGCCCAACTCCTCTCGCTGATGGACGGCCTCGAGGAGCGCGGTCGCGTCACCGTCATCGCGGCGACCAACCGCATCGACGACATCGACCCCGCGCTCCGGCGCGGTGGCCGGTTCGACCGCGAGATCGAGATCGGCGTCCCCGACAAGGAGGGCCGCAAGGAGATCCTGCAGGTCCACACCCGCGGGATGCCCCTGCAGGACGGGATCGACCTCGACCAGTACGCCGAGAGCACCCACGGCTTCGTCGGGGCCGACTTAGAGAGCCTCGCACGTGAGGGCGCGATGAACGCGCTCCGTCGCATCCGTCCCGACCTCGACCTGGAGGAGGACGAGATCGACGCCGAGGTTCTCGAGACGCTGCAGGTCACCGAGGGGGACTTCAAGGAGGCGCTCAAGGGCATCCAGCCCTCGGCGATGCGCGAAGTATTCGTCGAGGTCCCCGACGTCACCTGGAACGACGTCGGCGGGCTCGAGGACACCAAGGATCGCCTCCGCGAGACGATCCAGTGGCCGCTGGACTACCCCGAGGTCTTCGAGCAGATGGACATGCAGGCCGCCAAGGGCGTCCTCATGTACGGCCCGCCGGGCACCGGGAAGACGCTGCTCGCGAAGGCCGTCGCCAACGAGGCCCAGTCGAACTTCATCTCGATCAAGGGCCCCGAACTGCTGAACAAGTACGTCGGCGAGTCCGAGAAGGGCGTCCGCGAGGTCTTCGAGAAGGCCCGCTCGAACGCCCCGACCGTGATCTTCTTCGACGAGATCGACTCGATCGCGGGCCAGCGCGGTCGCCAGCAGGGTGACTCCGGCGTCGGCGAACGCGTCGTCTCCCAGCTCCTGACCGAGCTCGACGGCCTCGAGGAACTCGAGGACGTCGTCGTGATCGCCACGACCAACCGGCCGGACCTGATCGATCAGGCCCTGCTCCGTCCCGGCCGACTGGACCGCCACGTCCACGTGCCGGTGCCCGACGAGGACGCTCGCAAGAAGATCTTCGAGGTCCACACCCGCGACAAGCCGCTGGCCGACTCCGTCGACCTCGAGTGGCTGGCTGCGGAAACCGAGGGCTACGTCGGCGCCGACATCGAAGCGGTCTGCCGCGAGGCCTCGATGGCCGCCAGCCGCGAGTTCATCAACTCGGTCGACCCCGAGGAGATGGCCGACACGATCGGCAACGTCCGCATCAGCAAGGAGCACTTCGAGCACGCCCTCGGAGAGGTCAACGCGAGCGTGACCCCCGAAACTCGCGAGCAGTACGAGGAGATCGAAGAACAGTTCGACACGGCCGAACCCCAGCAGGAAGAGCAGCTCGGGCGCACCTTCCAGTAAGGTCGCCCGTTTCGTCGTCCCGTTTTCGGCGCCGCTACCGAACGCGGCGTGCGGTCGGTAGGATCAGCGTCGCGTTCTTTTCACCGACAACCTCTTATTCGGTATCCTCGTCACCGGACGACAGCGACGCCCCCTCGAGCGCCAGTTCCGAGGGTAACGCCGTCGACCCGGAATCGGACTGTGGCCGGTCAACGGTGATGGTACCGGCCCCATCGATCGTTACGACGCAGCCTTCGTAGGGGAACTGAACCTGAAGCGACGGCTCGTCGGACGACTGCTGGATTCTTCCGAGCGCGTCGGGATCGACGGCCTCGTAGAGCGGCGTCGAGAGTTCCGACGGCGAAATATCCCGAGTGGCCGCGACGTTTTCAACGATTCGCTGCACGAGTCGCTCGCTACTGGTCGAACTCGGAGAACGCCCCGACATCGAGTACGCGTACTGCTCGGATCCGTCTAAAAACATCGAATTTCAAACAATAATCGGCGAATCCTCGGCGTCGCTCACCATCGTTCGGCAGTGTCGACTATTTGCCGGATATGATGGGGGAATTCAGGAATCAGTCGTATACTTCCGCCCGAAGTGATTGAACGGGCGATCCCGCTGTGCGGTGATGACCCCCGTTTTCGATATCTCGATCCCGATGTCGTTGAGTTCGTCGGCGACGCGTTCGGTCCGGTCCTGCGACTGGCTGACGAGTTCGACGTGGACGTTGTCTTCGTCTACCATCAGCACCGTTACGGAGACGACGTTCTCGATCGCGCTCACCTGATCGACGACGTCCTCGCGGTCGGCGTCTTCGATCGTCCCGACGAGGAGCATCCGGTGCTCGAATCCTGCGGTTTCGTGGTCGATTATCGGCATGTACCCCTCGATAACGCCGCTCTCCTCGAGGTCCGCGATTCGGTTGGCGACGGTACTCGCCGCGAGGCCGACCCGGTCGCCGATCGCTTCGGTCGTAATATTCCGGGCGTCGTCCTGGAGGACGTGGAGAATCGCCATATCGGTGCGATCGAGATCGACGTCGGAGTCGGGGTCGGGTTCGAGAGCCATTACCGTCCGGTAGACCGTCGCTACGTATGGTTCTTTCATGTGTTCGTCGGTTGCGAGGTTACACACGACACCGGGGGTCGACGCGGTGGGATCGTTCCATCGGCCCTTGCTACTCGAGAAACAGCGACTCCGCGGATGGCGTTGAGCTATGCCCTGGAAATCAGTCAGACGCCGTCTCGAGCGGCGTCTCCGCTAAACTCTCGAGTTTCGCCAGGACTTCCTCGGCGTGGCCGTCCGGCGACACGTCCTCGAAAACGGCTTCGATCTTGCCGTCTGGACCGACGACGTACGTGTTCCGGAAGACGCCGTCGAAGGTGTTGCCGAACATCTGTTTCTCGCCGTAGGAGTCGTACAGCGTCGCCACCTCGCCCAGTTCGTCCGAGAGCAGGTCGAACGAGAGGTCGTAGTCGTCGGCGAACGTCTCGAGGTCGTCGACGGGATCGTCGCTGATGCCGACGACCGCCGTCTCGAGGCCGTCGAACTGCTCGAGGGCGTCGTCGAAGCCGCAGGCCTCGGTCGTACAGCCCTCGGTGTTCGCCCGCGGGTAGAAGTAGACGACGAGTCGCTGGCCCTCGAAATCGGACCGGCGGACGGTCTCGCCGTGTTGGTTGGATAATTCGAACTCGGGTGCCGCGTCGCCTACGTCGAGCATACCCCCGTCTTGGCGAGCGCTCGTGTATATTTTATGATTGGCAACGTATCTCGTGGTTCCGGTCGGTAGCTAGCGGTCTCGTCGAGCAGAGAGCGGCCCTGCGAACCGTAATCGAGAGACACCGCTAGAGAACCGAGGGAAACACCTCGCTAGAAAATCGAGGGAAACGCCTCACTCGAGCCGTTCGGCCGCGTCCTGTTCGACGAGGGGATCGGCGTTTTGCTCGGGCAGGGTGACGATGTCGTCGGTCGAGAGCGTGTACTCGCGGTCGTCGATGCCGAGGATGGAGCCGACGTCGCGGGTGATGCGGACGGTCGTCCGGTCGACGTCGTCGTCGGGGGCCGACGAGCCGGTATCGCTGGCGCCGGAAGCGTCCGCGCCGTTCCCGTTCGTCGCCGACCCAGCGGCCGAGTCGGACGGCTCGCTCGAGTCGGCAGGCGGTGATTGGTCGGGCGCTGGCTCGGACGCCGGTACCGGTGTGTCGTCCGGCGAGGGGCCTGCTCCCGATTCGCTCGGGTCGATCGACGACGGCTCGCCGCCCATGACGTCCGCCGGGGAGACGCCGCTCGAGTCGCTCGCGTCGTGCTCGCCGGATTCGACGGCGTCCGGCGGTTCCTGTGGCGGCACCGGCGGCGCGTCGTCGTCCGATCCTGACGCCGGGTCGGCGACGCCGGGTTCGGGAGCAGCGCCGGGATCGGAGCCAGCACTGGGGTCGGCCGTCGGATCCGTGCGGCCGGGTTCGGCACCCGGCTCGCGACCGTGGCCGGCCGCGGGATCGGCGGCACCTGCAGCCGCGCCGCCCGGCTGCTCGGTTTCGACGCCCTCGAGGACGTCGAGGACGCGCGATTTGTTCGACTCGATGCGGTCGACGAGGTCGTCGAACAGATCGGCTTCTTCCG is drawn from Halopiger aswanensis and contains these coding sequences:
- a CDS encoding Lrp/AsnC family transcriptional regulator, which produces MALEPDPDSDVDLDRTDMAILHVLQDDARNITTEAIGDRVGLAASTVANRIADLEESGVIEGYMPIIDHETAGFEHRMLLVGTIEDADREDVVDQVSAIENVVSVTVLMVDEDNVHVELVSQSQDRTERVADELNDIGIEISKTGVITAQRDRPFNHFGRKYTTDS
- a CDS encoding DUF7127 family protein; protein product: MTLEQFTRNEGQVARRYEYDDGAVLVVDFGTGVADASVDLVDGTVIVIVDDEQYEFELPEGASDAHTFIKNGVLTVELEGDL
- the bcp gene encoding thioredoxin-dependent thiol peroxidase, translating into MLDVGDAAPEFELSNQHGETVRRSDFEGQRLVVYFYPRANTEGCTTEACGFDDALEQFDGLETAVVGISDDPVDDLETFADDYDLSFDLLSDELGEVATLYDSYGEKQMFGNTFDGVFRNTYVVGPDGKIEAVFEDVSPDGHAEEVLAKLESLAETPLETASD
- a CDS encoding HalOD1 output domain-containing protein gives rise to the protein MSGRSPSSTSSERLVQRIVENVAATRDISPSELSTPLYEAVDPDALGRIQQSSDEPSLQVQFPYEGCVVTIDGAGTITVDRPQSDSGSTALPSELALEGASLSSGDEDTE
- a CDS encoding CDC48 family AAA ATPase yields the protein MKLTVKPLKQKDAGRGLAAIDRVSMRELDLENGDYIVIEGSGDGQAVARVWPGYPEDEGRGIIRIDGRLRQEADVGIDDNVSVEPADVSPAKSVTVALPQNLRIRGDIGPLVRDKLSGQAVTEGQTVPFSLSFGPMASSGQSVPLKIASTSPSGTVVITDSTTIDISETPAEQVSSGAGGASPEGVPDVTYEDIGGLDDELDQVREMIELPMRHPELFQQLGIEPPKGVLLHGPPGTGKTLMAKAVANEIDAHFETISGPEIMSKYYGESEEQLREVFEEAEENAPAIIFIDELDSIAAKREDAGGDVERRVVAQLLSLMDGLEERGRVTVIAATNRIDDIDPALRRGGRFDREIEIGVPDKEGRKEILQVHTRGMPLQDGIDLDQYAESTHGFVGADLESLAREGAMNALRRIRPDLDLEEDEIDAEVLETLQVTEGDFKEALKGIQPSAMREVFVEVPDVTWNDVGGLEDTKDRLRETIQWPLDYPEVFEQMDMQAAKGVLMYGPPGTGKTLLAKAVANEAQSNFISIKGPELLNKYVGESEKGVREVFEKARSNAPTVIFFDEIDSIAGQRGRQQGDSGVGERVVSQLLTELDGLEELEDVVVIATTNRPDLIDQALLRPGRLDRHVHVPVPDEDARKKIFEVHTRDKPLADSVDLEWLAAETEGYVGADIEAVCREASMAASREFINSVDPEEMADTIGNVRISKEHFEHALGEVNASVTPETREQYEEIEEQFDTAEPQQEEQLGRTFQ
- a CDS encoding DNA replication complex subunit Gins51, with amino-acid sequence MNLDELRSVQSKERQKDSLQNLRPSFYQEVGEYIADLEDERDRVAEQAEDPFSSPEVGRLTDEIETAKDVVEAIYERRMGKLVKQASLAAAGMPADDEGLTAEEADLFDDLVDRIESNKSRVLDVLEGVETEQPGGAAAGAADPAAGHGREPGAEPGRTDPTADPSAGSDPGAAPEPGVADPASGSDDDAPPVPPQEPPDAVESGEHDASDSSGVSPADVMGGEPSSIDPSESGAGPSPDDTPVPASEPAPDQSPPADSSEPSDSAAGSATNGNGADASGASDTGSSAPDDDVDRTTVRITRDVGSILGIDDREYTLSTDDIVTLPEQNADPLVEQDAAERLE